One region of Dehalococcoidia bacterium genomic DNA includes:
- a CDS encoding PsbP-related protein, translated as MKGYVAHRRLVYFAILLLLIVAAVAGVFSGCVRGSQSSTYKTYQDSNHGYSFSYPAGWKQVDPALLQAGEYIAFWDPDKGNGMPPYVSISEIPLVKRMTLADYFKSEMTMVNRDESYTFISSEDIVINDIPAKKHVALFDHETTPAKVMQGIMVYGNSGWIVNCMCSPSKYNTYKPTFDRILNSFRITGSPAAAAPVTPAATASSPSAAWVTHRDTVNGYSISVPEYWDALPESDWSDNTIYGLQSLDYAKHKAVIFVVNKYTQTSSLPLQSEYKSVQSQFAQLSGYQFISDEQITVAGMPSIKYVCQVTDDGVSEIIVMVIFIQDDKVWWIPMICAPSSEFSSNELIYNKIIDSFQLISPLPATAGTEILDQTTPYTSPTSQAAYSFSTYTDNENGFSVRYPSDWLQASPGQLSGHEVVRFEGPQGSFNVSIRGKADDVTLEQCCREVETEMSAWDGYRLISKTPVTISGLDAERYIFDMLSSGTQIRMMMVMLTRGDSIWLVVSGAPPSLFGSYEDTFNTIAESLSIFGAVTSSAGITTQPSSQTSQQQPVQPATQASGTESSTYQADWVKMDIPVKTIKINAIWGNAYNNVFVVGSYSPDEGRTWKSLVMRYNGINWYQMACPGDKELHAVWGSGSSCVYAVGDDLHIVRYNGQAWEKMPRPDVWQDHELYGVWGTSPKDVYACGSQWIILHYDGDKWYIHKDYSGGGDFNRCLALWGTGPDNIYAGGTGMLHFDGKSWEHVELPFRVDTVNNIWGTGNSDVYVTFIHKDEDCTSAHYDGKQWARSIFNGKSGFNYIEGTSGNNILVAGAAECVCGNYSESCNTVFGNRVLRYDGYQRKCLKSPTRHLGGNELVNIVKVWGSGWNDWFGVSSENEIYHYDGR; from the coding sequence ATGAAAGGCTATGTCGCTCATCGTCGTTTAGTTTATTTCGCGATCTTACTATTATTGATTGTAGCTGCAGTTGCCGGTGTATTTAGTGGATGTGTTAGGGGATCGCAGTCCTCCACGTACAAAACTTATCAGGACAGTAATCATGGATATTCTTTTTCCTATCCGGCCGGTTGGAAGCAGGTGGACCCCGCCTTGTTGCAGGCAGGGGAATATATTGCGTTCTGGGACCCCGATAAGGGAAACGGCATGCCGCCCTATGTGAGCATCTCTGAAATTCCCCTGGTTAAACGGATGACTCTGGCTGATTACTTTAAGTCTGAGATGACGATGGTGAACAGGGATGAGAGCTATACCTTTATTTCAAGTGAAGATATAGTTATTAACGATATTCCTGCAAAAAAGCATGTGGCTCTATTTGATCATGAGACCACGCCTGCCAAAGTCATGCAGGGAATTATGGTGTATGGTAATTCGGGATGGATAGTAAACTGTATGTGTTCCCCCTCAAAATATAACACATACAAGCCCACGTTTGACAGGATTCTGAACAGCTTTAGAATTACGGGATCGCCTGCCGCTGCGGCGCCTGTAACCCCTGCAGCCACGGCATCTTCACCGTCTGCTGCTTGGGTAACTCACAGGGATACGGTTAATGGATATTCGATCTCGGTGCCGGAATACTGGGATGCCCTGCCTGAAAGCGACTGGTCTGACAATACCATTTACGGGTTGCAGTCACTGGATTATGCTAAACACAAAGCCGTTATTTTTGTGGTCAACAAATATACCCAGACGAGCAGCCTGCCGCTTCAGTCCGAGTATAAATCGGTGCAGTCACAGTTTGCCCAATTGAGCGGTTATCAATTCATTTCGGATGAACAGATCACTGTAGCAGGGATGCCGTCCATTAAGTACGTTTGCCAGGTCACCGATGATGGAGTGTCTGAAATAATTGTGATGGTTATTTTTATCCAGGATGACAAGGTTTGGTGGATTCCCATGATCTGTGCCCCCTCTTCTGAATTTAGTTCAAATGAACTTATCTATAATAAAATTATTGACAGCTTTCAACTGATTTCACCGCTGCCGGCAACTGCAGGTACGGAGATACTGGATCAGACGACGCCATATACATCACCAACCTCGCAGGCTGCCTATTCTTTTTCCACCTATACGGATAATGAGAACGGTTTCTCCGTCCGTTATCCTTCGGATTGGCTGCAGGCCTCTCCGGGACAGCTCAGCGGGCATGAGGTCGTACGCTTTGAAGGCCCCCAGGGCAGCTTTAATGTGAGTATTCGTGGCAAGGCTGATGATGTAACGCTGGAGCAATGTTGCCGGGAAGTGGAAACTGAAATGTCCGCCTGGGACGGATACCGGCTCATCTCCAAAACACCGGTTACGATAAGCGGCCTCGACGCAGAAAGATATATCTTTGATATGCTCAGCTCAGGGACTCAAATACGCATGATGATGGTGATGCTCACACGTGGCGACTCCATATGGCTGGTGGTTTCCGGAGCACCGCCATCTCTGTTTGGTTCATATGAAGACACGTTTAATACCATAGCAGAAAGCCTGAGTATTTTCGGTGCGGTGACATCATCCGCCGGAATTACCACACAGCCTTCCTCGCAAACCTCGCAGCAGCAGCCCGTTCAGCCGGCGACTCAGGCGTCAGGAACGGAGTCATCCACATATCAGGCTGACTGGGTGAAAATGGACATTCCAGTTAAGACGATTAAAATCAATGCAATTTGGGGCAATGCATATAATAACGTATTTGTGGTCGGTTCGTATTCGCCGGATGAAGGAAGGACCTGGAAGAGCCTGGTTATGCGTTACAACGGCATTAACTGGTATCAGATGGCCTGTCCGGGAGATAAGGAGCTTCATGCTGTTTGGGGCAGCGGGTCTTCCTGCGTCTATGCGGTGGGTGATGATTTGCATATAGTGCGTTATAACGGTCAGGCCTGGGAAAAAATGCCGCGCCCTGATGTATGGCAGGATCATGAATTGTACGGCGTATGGGGTACGTCGCCGAAGGATGTTTATGCCTGTGGCAGCCAGTGGATTATCCTGCACTACGATGGCGATAAATGGTATATCCACAAGGACTATTCCGGAGGAGGTGATTTCAATCGTTGCTTGGCACTCTGGGGAACCGGACCTGATAACATATATGCCGGCGGCACTGGAATGCTGCATTTTGACGGCAAGTCGTGGGAACATGTAGAACTTCCGTTTAGAGTTGACACAGTCAACAATATTTGGGGAACAGGCAACAGCGATGTCTACGTCACTTTCATACATAAAGACGAAGATTGCACCAGCGCCCACTATGACGGTAAGCAGTGGGCACGTTCGATATTTAATGGCAAAAGCGGTTTTAATTACATTGAGGGGACGTCGGGCAACAATATACTTGTCGCCGGTGCTGCGGAGTGCGTTTGTGGTAATTACAGTGAGAGCTGCAATACTGTTTTCGGCAACAGGGTATTGCGATACGATGGATACCAGCGAAAATGCCTGAAATCACCTACCCGGCATTTGGGTGGCAATGAACTGGTAAACATCGTTAAGGTGTGGGGCAGCGGTTGGAACGACTGGTTTGGCGTCAGTAGCGAAAACGAGATATATCACTATGACGGAAGATAA
- a CDS encoding thiamine-phosphate synthase family protein, which produces MRKKDSAEKIMGNLCLAVERLQRCREFSLLMPEVRVNAVYAMPGATGPAGVAAIDGRITVVNGYPRASGLPKWGGSDHMARLIIEARKYRPDINAGINFKCDESIIKVVKKYTREKRLLFGWIDRTAEPDEVSKADGRSMPWKIKQLVRSGGGMPDIFYEGDGWGKEPLFVALGSDANGVVRMAIEIARRYARSMHG; this is translated from the coding sequence ATGAGAAAGAAAGACAGCGCCGAAAAGATCATGGGCAATCTCTGTCTGGCTGTGGAAAGGCTGCAGCGCTGCAGGGAGTTCTCATTGCTCATGCCCGAGGTGCGGGTTAACGCTGTCTATGCCATGCCCGGCGCCACAGGTCCTGCGGGGGTAGCCGCCATAGACGGAAGGATAACTGTGGTCAACGGATACCCCAGGGCCAGCGGACTGCCGAAGTGGGGTGGCTCGGACCATATGGCGCGGCTGATCATCGAGGCCAGGAAATACAGGCCGGATATCAACGCCGGAATCAATTTTAAATGCGATGAGAGCATCATAAAAGTCGTGAAAAAATACACGCGTGAAAAGAGACTATTATTTGGCTGGATCGACCGTACGGCTGAGCCGGATGAAGTGTCTAAAGCCGACGGCAGGTCTATGCCCTGGAAGATAAAACAGCTGGTCAGGAGCGGAGGCGGGATGCCGGACATTTTTTACGAGGGCGATGGCTGGGGCAAGGAGCCCCTCTTTGTGGCCCTGGGGAGCGATGCGAACGGCGTGGTCAGGATGGCAATAGAGATAGCACGCCGCTATGCGCGGAGCATGCATGGTTAA
- a CDS encoding sulfurtransferase TusA family protein has product MAEQDKSTVNFKPDVTIDCVGLYCPMPIVHTTKQIKTMQPGQVLEVVADDEGIKQDMPNWAKMTGNEFLGIEEVGGKYHVFVRKA; this is encoded by the coding sequence ATGGCTGAGCAGGATAAGAGCACAGTGAACTTTAAACCCGATGTCACCATCGACTGCGTCGGACTTTACTGTCCCATGCCGATCGTCCACACGACAAAGCAAATAAAAACCATGCAGCCCGGTCAGGTGCTGGAGGTGGTGGCCGATGATGAAGGGATCAAGCAGGATATGCCGAACTGGGCTAAAATGACGGGCAACGAATTTCTGGGCATTGAGGAGGTGGGGGGCAAGTATCACGTGTTTGTGCGAAAGGCCTGA
- a CDS encoding ABC transporter ATP-binding protein has protein sequence MKDAIISARGLARSYSRGSEQVHALKSVDLSIGKGEFVSIVGPSGSGKSTLLHLLGLLETPSSGSISLEGRETAGLKERELVRVRRDSIGFVFQQFLLLPTLTVEENIELPLLFSKKPVKHDRIAGVMETLELSHRARHLPHQLSGGEMQRVSIGRALVNEPRVIMADEPTGNLDTATADKIYSLFKKLNQGGLSLIVVTHNMELAGRADRVIRLKDGQILNN, from the coding sequence ATGAAAGATGCAATAATATCCGCCAGGGGACTGGCCAGGAGCTACAGCAGGGGGAGCGAGCAGGTGCACGCTCTGAAGTCCGTCGATCTCTCCATCGGAAAGGGTGAGTTCGTTTCGATCGTCGGACCTTCGGGATCTGGAAAATCAACACTGCTGCACCTGCTGGGGTTGCTTGAGACGCCGAGCTCCGGCAGTATCTCGCTGGAAGGCAGGGAGACCGCCGGGCTGAAAGAGCGAGAGCTGGTCAGGGTGCGGAGAGATAGTATCGGCTTCGTGTTTCAGCAGTTCCTGTTGCTGCCCACTCTCACAGTGGAGGAGAATATAGAGCTGCCGTTGCTTTTCAGCAAGAAACCCGTCAAGCATGACAGGATCGCGGGGGTTATGGAGACGTTGGAGCTGTCGCACCGCGCACGCCACCTGCCGCACCAGCTCAGTGGAGGCGAGATGCAGAGGGTCAGCATCGGACGTGCGCTGGTCAATGAGCCTCGCGTCATCATGGCGGACGAGCCTACCGGCAACCTCGACACGGCGACAGCGGATAAGATTTACTCCCTATTTAAGAAGTTGAATCAAGGCGGATTGTCCCTGATCGTGGTTACTCACAACATGGAGCTGGCGGGCAGGGCCGATCGGGTGATCAGGCTTAAGGATGGCCAAATTTTGAATAATTAA
- a CDS encoding mechanosensitive ion channel domain-containing protein — MKTRILALLIAFAVLGSLIVVALYSNLAIYISIIAIGLALALQKYVASYFGYFIIVFSNMLHEGDRIRIDSYKGDVRHIGVFFLTLDEVGEDEKLGGELTGKILSIPNLIVLDKPVLNFSKSYEKKGQKLQCDYIFDEIRFPVSSDSDIARAALLLEEIINKEDCEYLALAKEAFRENYPAFLHEAESSRRVLIHVDEQRIWLKGKFVAPYRLRNQLRTKMYLHFLERAAQESNIKLAGTQFS; from the coding sequence ATGAAAACACGGATTCTTGCTCTACTTATCGCTTTCGCTGTGCTGGGCAGCCTGATTGTCGTAGCGCTGTACAGCAACCTGGCCATCTACATATCCATCATAGCTATCGGCCTGGCACTGGCGTTGCAGAAATACGTGGCCAGCTACTTCGGCTACTTCATCATCGTTTTCTCCAACATGCTGCACGAGGGGGACCGCATCAGGATCGACAGCTACAAGGGTGACGTGCGGCATATCGGCGTCTTCTTCCTGACGCTGGATGAAGTGGGTGAGGACGAGAAGCTGGGCGGAGAGCTTACAGGAAAGATACTGAGCATACCTAACCTGATCGTGCTGGACAAGCCGGTGCTCAATTTCTCCAAAAGCTATGAAAAGAAAGGCCAGAAGCTGCAATGTGATTACATCTTCGATGAGATCAGGTTCCCCGTGTCATCCGACAGCGATATAGCCCGAGCGGCACTCTTATTGGAGGAGATAATCAACAAAGAGGATTGCGAGTACCTGGCACTGGCCAAGGAAGCGTTCCGCGAGAACTATCCTGCGTTCCTGCACGAGGCTGAGAGCAGCAGGCGCGTGCTGATACACGTGGACGAGCAGAGGATCTGGCTGAAGGGCAAGTTCGTGGCGCCCTACAGGTTGAGGAACCAGCTGCGCACAAAAATGTACCTCCATTTCCTGGAGCGCGCAGCCCAGGAATCCAACATCAAGCTGGCCGGGACTCAATTTTCATAG
- a CDS encoding AIR synthase family protein: MLPELGKLDRATFDRIILSRLGRKDKSVFIGPRHGVDAAVIDLPGGDVMVIAEDPTFGMPVIMPYFGWAIVHICASDVAVLGVKPRYMTICLMFPPGTAEKVIDKVWTQVDEECRKLDIAIIGGHTGIYPGMSFPLNGGCTVMGLGKRSQITAACNAKVGDRVIMTKGPAVEATGLLAWQAEKSLTKKLGRGMVARAKEYLLQMTVVEDALTAAPLAHAMHDATEGGLLNGVFEVAAASGLGVTLYEDKIAIPDAIDAVCKAFKIDPLISIGEGTLVITASPANSGKIISKLKKKNISAWDIGEITPRDRVFIRKSGRKQKLTPVLDDPFWPAYFSAAEG; this comes from the coding sequence ATGCTACCTGAACTGGGCAAATTGGACCGGGCTACTTTCGACCGCATAATACTCTCGCGGCTGGGCAGGAAAGATAAATCTGTGTTTATCGGACCCCGGCACGGCGTGGACGCCGCGGTCATCGACCTGCCCGGCGGTGATGTCATGGTTATCGCCGAGGATCCCACCTTCGGCATGCCCGTGATTATGCCCTATTTCGGCTGGGCCATAGTCCATATCTGCGCCAGCGATGTGGCTGTTCTGGGCGTCAAACCCAGGTACATGACCATCTGCCTGATGTTTCCGCCGGGCACGGCTGAGAAAGTTATAGATAAGGTGTGGACGCAGGTGGATGAAGAATGCAGGAAACTGGATATCGCCATCATCGGCGGCCATACGGGCATCTACCCGGGTATGTCTTTTCCCCTTAACGGAGGCTGCACCGTGATGGGACTCGGCAAGAGGAGTCAGATAACAGCGGCCTGCAATGCAAAGGTGGGCGACCGCGTGATCATGACCAAAGGCCCCGCCGTGGAAGCGACCGGATTGCTGGCCTGGCAGGCGGAAAAGTCCCTGACTAAAAAGCTGGGACGTGGCATGGTGGCCAGAGCCAAGGAATATTTGCTTCAGATGACGGTGGTGGAGGACGCGCTAACGGCGGCGCCGCTGGCGCATGCCATGCATGACGCTACCGAAGGAGGTCTGCTCAACGGCGTCTTCGAGGTTGCTGCGGCCTCCGGGCTGGGTGTTACCCTGTACGAGGACAAGATCGCGATTCCCGATGCGATTGACGCCGTCTGCAAAGCTTTTAAGATCGATCCGCTCATATCCATCGGTGAAGGCACGCTGGTCATCACCGCCTCGCCCGCCAACAGCGGCAAGATCATCTCAAAGTTGAAGAAGAAGAATATATCCGCCTGGGATATCGGCGAGATCACCCCGCGGGACAGGGTATTTATCAGGAAGTCAGGCAGAAAGCAGAAGCTGACGCCGGTGCTGGATGATCCCTTCTGGCCGGCCTATTTCAGCGCGGCCGAGGGCTGA
- the nifU gene encoding Fe-S cluster assembly scaffold protein NifU, whose amino-acid sequence MPVYSEKVMQHFMNPHNVGEIADADGVGEIGNPVCGDMMTFYIKVKDNRIEDVKYKTFGCGAAIAVSSMVSDLVKGKTLEEALTVTPAMVAKELEGLPKNKLHCSNLGAQALHKAIKNYALKNKIDIPGLTDKEEPEEDEHACET is encoded by the coding sequence ATGCCTGTTTACAGCGAGAAGGTCATGCAGCATTTCATGAATCCACACAATGTAGGCGAGATCGCGGACGCTGACGGCGTGGGCGAGATCGGCAATCCCGTGTGCGGCGACATGATGACTTTTTATATCAAGGTTAAGGACAACCGCATTGAGGACGTCAAATACAAGACCTTCGGCTGCGGCGCGGCCATCGCCGTATCCAGCATGGTCAGTGATCTGGTCAAAGGGAAAACCCTGGAGGAGGCGCTGACCGTGACACCCGCCATGGTGGCCAAGGAACTCGAGGGTCTGCCCAAGAATAAACTGCACTGCTCCAACCTGGGCGCACAGGCTTTACATAAGGCTATTAAAAATTATGCGCTAAAGAACAAGATCGATATACCCGGTTTGACGGACAAAGAAGAGCCGGAGGAGGATGAACATGCCTGCGAAACCTGA
- a CDS encoding FtsX-like permease family protein, which yields MNIFSLAAKNLMRRHVRTGLTVAGVAIAIAVLFSLLSFNAGYERQLGGELNSLGIHMLAVPKGCPYEAASLIIHGGVIPKYLSYSDLDQVQKMDGIEIASPMLLHQFFKDDKPHIVYGIDIEEQKALKPWWKVEGRYFKDDETGVMIVGRSLAEKENLKVGQVLDFGPDKVPTTIVGILERTGNQDDEFHFLPLGAAQSVFGKEGQLTTIAIKVEDISRISDISKKLEQIPDIQVVTMTQVMGTIMNLVGSAQALLFSVIIIALFISAVGIINTLIMSVNERTREFGMMKAVGASGWDVSRLIVVETLIITLAGCAVGLLVALVGSKLVEGFVRGVIPYSPGGELISIDPLLILVCIGFALAIGLLCSIYPAVRCARLTPMEAMRSDLE from the coding sequence TTGAATATATTCAGTCTGGCAGCCAAGAACCTCATGCGCAGGCATGTGCGCACTGGACTTACGGTGGCCGGTGTGGCCATCGCCATCGCTGTCCTCTTCAGCCTGCTCTCCTTCAATGCCGGCTATGAGCGCCAGCTCGGGGGAGAACTCAACAGCCTGGGTATACACATGCTGGCCGTGCCCAAGGGTTGTCCCTACGAGGCGGCCTCCCTCATCATCCACGGCGGCGTGATACCCAAATACCTGTCTTACTCCGACCTTGATCAGGTGCAAAAGATGGACGGCATCGAGATAGCCAGCCCCATGCTGCTGCACCAGTTCTTCAAGGACGATAAACCACACATTGTCTACGGCATCGATATAGAGGAACAGAAGGCCTTGAAGCCATGGTGGAAAGTGGAGGGGAGATACTTTAAAGACGACGAAACCGGCGTCATGATAGTAGGCCGCAGCCTGGCGGAAAAGGAGAACCTCAAGGTCGGGCAGGTGCTCGATTTCGGGCCCGATAAGGTGCCCACCACCATAGTAGGCATACTGGAGCGCACGGGCAACCAGGACGACGAATTCCACTTCCTTCCCCTGGGCGCCGCGCAGAGTGTCTTCGGCAAGGAAGGCCAGCTAACTACCATAGCCATTAAGGTCGAAGACATTTCCAGAATCAGCGACATCTCAAAGAAGCTTGAGCAGATACCGGATATACAGGTGGTCACCATGACGCAGGTGATGGGCACCATCATGAACCTGGTGGGCTCAGCGCAGGCGCTGCTTTTCTCTGTCATCATCATCGCCCTCTTCATCAGTGCTGTGGGCATCATCAATACGCTGATCATGTCGGTTAACGAAAGGACCAGGGAGTTCGGTATGATGAAGGCTGTGGGGGCCTCCGGCTGGGACGTCTCGCGCCTCATCGTGGTAGAGACCCTCATCATCACCCTGGCCGGGTGCGCCGTGGGACTGCTGGTGGCGCTGGTCGGCTCGAAGCTGGTGGAGGGTTTTGTGCGGGGAGTGATCCCCTATTCTCCGGGAGGTGAACTGATCAGCATCGATCCGCTATTGATATTAGTCTGCATCGGCTTTGCCCTGGCTATCGGCCTGCTTTGCTCTATCTACCCGGCGGTCAGGTGCGCCCGTCTGACACCCATGGAAGCTATGAGGAGTGATCTGGAATGA
- a CDS encoding cysteine desulfurase family protein — protein MRQVYMDNVAAAPLLPEVREAMLPYLGETFGNPQSLHNWGDGAREAMESAREQVAALIGGVSEEVVFTSSGTEANNMAVKGIARARAEKGKHIIVSAIEHFSVLNSARTMQREGFEISLAPVDTTGTVIPAELFKLVRPDTVLISVMHASGEVGTIQPLAEIASGLPKDGPVLHTDAVASAGNIDVDVKKLGVQALSLAGNQFNGPRGSGALWVKRGVRLLPLMDGGIQEGGRRPGTEDVPAIAGLGKAAEIAKRDLEGRMERLSGLRDMLIEGVLGKVEHSVLTGHPVNRLPAYASFCLRFIEGEAILMLLNSHGIAAASGSACTSRALKASHVLLAMGINHELAQGSVLFTLGPNNDAEDVKYVMEKLPRVVDRLRQMSPLYSKYLKEQKG, from the coding sequence ATGAGACAGGTTTATATGGACAATGTCGCCGCCGCCCCGCTGTTGCCGGAGGTCAGGGAGGCCATGTTGCCCTACCTGGGCGAGACTTTCGGCAATCCGCAATCGCTGCATAACTGGGGAGATGGGGCCAGGGAAGCGATGGAAAGCGCGCGAGAGCAGGTGGCAGCGCTGATCGGCGGCGTCTCCGAGGAGGTCGTCTTTACCTCCAGCGGCACAGAAGCCAATAATATGGCCGTCAAAGGCATCGCCCGCGCCAGGGCAGAGAAGGGGAAGCACATCATAGTCTCAGCTATCGAGCATTTCTCCGTGTTAAACTCTGCACGAACCATGCAAAGGGAGGGATTTGAGATCAGCCTTGCGCCGGTTGATACAACCGGCACCGTCATCCCGGCCGAGCTGTTCAAGCTGGTCAGGCCCGATACTGTGCTTATTTCGGTCATGCATGCCAGCGGGGAGGTGGGCACCATACAACCATTGGCCGAGATAGCGTCCGGTCTGCCAAAGGACGGGCCGGTGCTGCATACCGATGCCGTGGCCAGCGCCGGGAACATTGACGTCGATGTTAAGAAGCTGGGCGTGCAGGCGCTAAGTTTAGCCGGCAACCAGTTTAACGGACCGCGTGGGAGCGGCGCTCTTTGGGTCAAGCGGGGAGTTAGGCTGCTGCCCCTGATGGACGGTGGCATACAGGAGGGTGGGCGCAGGCCGGGCACGGAGGATGTGCCGGCCATCGCAGGTCTGGGCAAGGCCGCGGAGATAGCCAAACGCGACCTGGAAGGCAGAATGGAGCGGCTTTCGGGATTGCGCGATATGTTGATCGAAGGTGTGCTGGGCAAGGTCGAGCATTCTGTCCTGACGGGGCATCCTGTCAACAGGCTGCCCGCATATGCCAGCTTCTGTTTGCGTTTTATCGAGGGCGAGGCCATACTCATGCTGCTAAACAGCCACGGCATAGCGGCCGCCAGCGGATCGGCCTGCACCTCGCGTGCGCTCAAGGCCTCGCATGTACTGCTGGCCATGGGGATCAACCACGAGCTGGCCCAGGGCTCCGTATTATTCACCCTGGGGCCGAATAACGATGCAGAAGACGTCAAATATGTGATGGAGAAGCTGCCGAGGGTGGTGGACCGCCTGAGACAGATGTCTCCCCTGTACTCCAAATATCTCAAAGAACAGAAGGGGTGA
- a CDS encoding CARDB domain-containing protein, protein MGVSSAAVASTRVSPGDKVDISATISNKGGSVGTSKVTLFINGQEEESKGVTLASGESTTMHFSVSRSDPGTYTVNVNNVPAGSFTVDQFKNNDALIYGVIALFIIGIAGILYLLIRKRTA, encoded by the coding sequence GTGGGGGTAAGCAGCGCTGCAGTTGCTTCCACCAGGGTTTCCCCGGGCGATAAAGTGGACATATCGGCCACCATATCGAATAAAGGCGGCTCTGTTGGAACTTCCAAAGTTACGTTATTCATCAACGGACAGGAAGAGGAATCCAAAGGTGTCACGCTGGCAAGCGGAGAGTCCACTACGATGCATTTCAGTGTCAGTCGCAGCGATCCCGGCACTTATACGGTTAATGTAAACAATGTCCCAGCCGGCAGCTTTACGGTGGACCAGTTCAAGAACAACGATGCGCTGATATACGGCGTAATAGCTTTATTCATCATCGGCATAGCCGGGATTCTGTATCTGCTGATCAGAAAACGAACGGCATAA
- the nadA gene encoding quinolinate synthase NadA — MNKELIEKILSLKEKRKAVILTHNYQRPEVQDIGDFVGDSLELSRKAAEVKAPVIVFCGVHFMAETASILSPESVVLLPDSESGCPMADMITVEQLIARKKELPGVRVVCYVNSSAAVKAESDICCTSANAVNVVRSMGDGEILFIPDQYLGHYVSTILHRPMVLWPGFCPTHVKIQAQDIIDRKKKHPGTVALAHPECRPEVTAVADEVLSTGGMLRYARTAQAEVMIIATETGILHRLKKENPGKTFVPATAEAVCPNMKKITLEKVLWALEEMKPEVKVPSDVRERAMSAVNRMLSL; from the coding sequence ATGAATAAAGAGTTGATTGAAAAGATCCTCAGCCTGAAGGAGAAGCGGAAGGCCGTCATACTGACGCACAATTATCAGCGACCCGAGGTGCAGGATATCGGCGACTTCGTCGGCGATTCGCTGGAGCTGAGCAGAAAGGCGGCTGAAGTGAAAGCCCCGGTCATCGTCTTTTGCGGGGTGCATTTCATGGCGGAGACAGCCTCCATACTGTCGCCCGAGAGCGTGGTGTTGCTGCCTGACTCGGAGTCGGGCTGTCCCATGGCCGACATGATCACGGTAGAGCAGCTCATCGCCAGGAAGAAGGAGCTTCCCGGCGTGCGTGTGGTCTGCTACGTTAACTCGTCCGCGGCGGTCAAGGCGGAGTCGGACATCTGCTGCACCTCGGCCAATGCGGTCAACGTGGTCAGAAGCATGGGCGACGGTGAGATACTCTTCATACCTGACCAGTACCTGGGTCATTATGTTTCGACAATACTCCACAGGCCTATGGTGCTCTGGCCGGGTTTCTGTCCCACTCATGTCAAGATACAGGCGCAGGACATCATCGACCGGAAGAAAAAGCATCCGGGCACCGTGGCCCTGGCGCATCCGGAATGCAGGCCCGAAGTGACGGCCGTTGCGGACGAGGTGCTCAGCACGGGCGGCATGTTGAGATACGCCCGTACGGCGCAGGCCGAAGTGATGATAATCGCTACTGAGACGGGAATACTGCATCGGCTGAAAAAGGAGAATCCGGGCAAGACCTTCGTCCCGGCAACGGCGGAAGCGGTCTGTCCCAATATGAAGAAAATCACGCTGGAGAAGGTGCTGTGGGCGCTCGAGGAGATGAAGCCTGAGGTGAAGGTGCCGTCCGATGTAAGGGAGCGGGCTATGTCGGCGGTGAACAGAATGCTGTCCCTGTGA